A DNA window from Kitasatospora atroaurantiaca contains the following coding sequences:
- a CDS encoding S53 family peptidase, translating to MQLLGRAAALVAVTAAVVAGAGLPTAVTAQAETLAPQRIGPAPTAPAGAVRTAAPSGDTRLDLTVTLQPRDPGELQSFIAAVSDPGSPQYRHYLGTGQFGSRFGADPATAESVRKALRDKGLRPGEIGANGLTIPVSATVAEAEKAFDTHLVGYRLPDGSTGFSNTEAPAVRGDLAKAVAAVVGLDTTVRLQPRSVRKKTVPLLNSMARNGDRPQNIGASPKLCPGWVSTMVDAGYTDGTDYYSSGALATAYDLNGLADGASGSTVAILSLENYDSRAVANYQSCNGTRTSVANIRVSGTDGPPDVDNGEGGETALDVETVAGLAPGASILVYQGENSGTGVLGTYQRIVDDNRAQVLSVSWGRCEAERTDSRLQALNLTLQQAAAQGQSVVVASGDSGSTGCYPSDVAGHDALLSVDDPASQPYATGIGGTSHSGLGKFPGPVEVWNDGYGAGGGGVSTGWKLSDTLFPWNATHAPGYSNACGAAAGQTCRQVPDVSALSDPYHGYLVFTHVDEENVTHGAVIGGTSAAAPLWAALIADANTSLGCAANGPVGYLNPALHRLAGNTSVFTDVTVGDNNLTISGNTGGKYQAAAGYDLATGLGAPKGRGVIDALCQGLPEQPAGTYNPVQPDRLLDTRPGGVGSTGAKVAGRATKSLPVAGRGGVPASGVTAVVLNVTVTRTEGAGFLTAWPSGKAQPTSSNLNWVAGSDVPNLVTVPVGGDGKVNLFNGSAAPTDLVVDVFGYYKADTTGSTLTPAGPARLLDTRDGTGAAKAQVGSRQTLDLRIAGVSGLPASGITAVVLNTTVTGGRSGGYLTAWPSDKPQPASSNLNWVANQTVPNLVIVPVSADGRVRFFNGSPAPVDIVADVFGYFTKSASGGRFHNAGPKRLMDTRSGLGAPAPAALANGQVVHLALDRGVLAGATSVVLNVTVTGTTAPGYLNAWPGYTTRPGSSNLNWSGGQTIANLVTVPVRNGAVDLAVSSPGTAHVVVDLFGYYSR from the coding sequence ATGCAGTTACTCGGACGCGCGGCCGCTCTGGTCGCTGTCACCGCCGCCGTGGTCGCGGGCGCAGGCCTGCCGACCGCCGTCACCGCACAGGCCGAGACCCTGGCGCCGCAGCGCATCGGCCCGGCGCCGACCGCACCCGCCGGGGCGGTCAGAACCGCCGCTCCGAGCGGCGACACCAGGCTGGACCTCACCGTCACCCTGCAGCCGCGTGACCCGGGCGAGTTGCAGAGCTTCATCGCCGCAGTCTCGGACCCGGGCTCGCCGCAGTACCGCCACTACCTCGGAACCGGCCAGTTCGGCAGCCGCTTCGGCGCCGACCCGGCCACCGCGGAGAGCGTCCGGAAGGCGCTCAGGGACAAGGGCCTGAGGCCGGGAGAGATCGGGGCCAACGGCCTGACGATCCCGGTCAGCGCCACCGTCGCCGAGGCGGAGAAGGCCTTCGACACCCACCTCGTCGGCTACCGGCTGCCGGACGGCTCGACCGGCTTCAGCAACACCGAGGCGCCCGCCGTACGCGGGGACCTCGCCAAGGCGGTCGCCGCCGTGGTGGGTCTGGACACCACCGTCCGGCTGCAGCCGAGGAGCGTGCGGAAGAAGACCGTCCCGCTGCTCAACTCCATGGCGCGCAACGGCGACCGGCCGCAGAACATCGGCGCGAGCCCGAAGCTCTGCCCGGGCTGGGTCTCCACGATGGTGGATGCGGGCTACACCGACGGCACCGACTACTACAGCTCGGGCGCCCTGGCCACGGCGTACGACCTGAACGGGCTCGCCGACGGCGCGTCCGGCAGTACGGTGGCCATCCTCTCGCTGGAGAACTACGACTCCAGGGCCGTGGCCAACTACCAGTCCTGCAACGGCACCAGGACCTCCGTGGCCAACATCCGGGTCAGCGGTACCGACGGCCCGCCGGACGTGGACAACGGTGAGGGCGGCGAGACCGCACTCGACGTCGAGACGGTCGCCGGTCTCGCTCCGGGCGCCTCGATCCTGGTCTACCAGGGGGAGAACAGCGGCACCGGGGTGCTCGGCACCTACCAGCGGATCGTCGACGACAACCGGGCCCAGGTGCTCTCGGTCAGCTGGGGCCGCTGCGAGGCCGAGCGGACGGACAGCCGCCTGCAGGCGCTCAACCTCACCCTCCAGCAGGCCGCGGCCCAGGGCCAGTCCGTGGTGGTGGCCTCGGGCGACTCCGGTTCCACCGGCTGCTACCCGTCCGACGTGGCAGGGCACGACGCGCTGCTGAGCGTGGACGACCCGGCGTCCCAGCCGTACGCGACGGGGATCGGCGGCACCTCGCACAGCGGCCTCGGGAAGTTCCCCGGCCCGGTCGAGGTCTGGAACGACGGTTACGGCGCGGGTGGCGGTGGCGTCTCCACCGGCTGGAAGCTCAGCGACACGCTCTTCCCGTGGAACGCCACCCACGCCCCCGGCTACAGCAACGCCTGCGGCGCCGCCGCCGGGCAGACCTGCCGTCAGGTACCCGACGTATCCGCGCTGTCCGACCCGTACCACGGGTACCTGGTCTTCACGCACGTCGACGAGGAGAACGTGACGCACGGTGCGGTCATCGGCGGTACCAGCGCCGCGGCCCCGCTCTGGGCGGCGCTGATCGCCGACGCGAACACCTCCCTCGGCTGCGCCGCCAACGGGCCGGTCGGCTACCTCAACCCGGCGCTCCACCGGCTGGCCGGCAACACCTCGGTGTTCACCGACGTGACCGTCGGCGACAACAACCTGACCATCTCGGGCAACACCGGCGGCAAGTACCAGGCCGCCGCGGGCTACGACCTGGCCACCGGGCTCGGCGCCCCCAAGGGCCGCGGCGTCATCGACGCGCTCTGCCAGGGCCTGCCGGAGCAGCCCGCCGGCACCTACAACCCGGTCCAGCCGGACCGCCTCCTGGACACCCGGCCCGGCGGGGTCGGCAGCACCGGTGCCAAGGTCGCGGGCCGTGCCACCAAGTCGCTGCCGGTCGCAGGCCGTGGCGGTGTGCCCGCCTCGGGCGTGACCGCGGTGGTGCTGAACGTCACGGTGACCCGTACCGAGGGGGCCGGCTTCCTGACGGCCTGGCCGTCGGGGAAGGCGCAGCCGACCTCCTCGAACCTCAACTGGGTCGCCGGGAGCGACGTCCCCAACCTGGTCACCGTCCCCGTCGGCGGCGACGGCAAGGTGAACCTCTTCAACGGCAGTGCCGCGCCGACCGACCTGGTGGTGGACGTCTTCGGCTACTACAAGGCCGACACCACGGGCTCGACGCTGACCCCGGCCGGCCCGGCCCGGCTCCTCGACACCCGCGACGGCACCGGGGCGGCCAAGGCCCAGGTGGGCAGCAGGCAGACCCTGGATCTCAGGATCGCCGGCGTGTCCGGCCTGCCCGCCTCCGGCATCACCGCGGTCGTCCTCAACACCACGGTGACCGGTGGCCGCAGCGGCGGCTATCTGACGGCCTGGCCGTCGGACAAGCCGCAGCCGGCTTCGTCGAACCTCAACTGGGTGGCCAACCAGACCGTGCCCAACCTGGTGATCGTGCCGGTGAGCGCCGACGGACGGGTGAGGTTCTTCAACGGCAGCCCGGCGCCGGTCGACATCGTCGCGGACGTCTTCGGGTACTTCACCAAGAGCGCCTCGGGCGGCAGGTTCCACAACGCCGGTCCGAAGCGGCTGATGGACACCCGTAGCGGTCTGGGGGCTCCCGCTCCCGCCGCGCTGGCCAACGGGCAGGTCGTCCACCTGGCGCTGGACCGCGGGGTGCTGGCCGGTGCGACCTCGGTGGTCCTCAACGTCACGGTGACCGGTACGACCGCACCGGGCTACCTGAACGCCTGGCCCGGCTACACCACCCGTCCGGGGTCCTCGAACCTCAACTGGTCGGGCGGCCAGACCATCGCCAACCTGGTGACCGTCCCGGTCAGGAACGGTGCGGTGGACCTCGCAGTCTCGAGCCCGGGCACCGCGCACGTGGTCGTGGACCTCTTCGGCTACTACAGCAGATGA
- a CDS encoding sensor histidine kinase, with amino-acid sequence MTETPGTTEVRPSRRLPSWLTAPWLMLLLPVLLAALDAALVARDAAWWELALSGLATVVLLLRKRYPVLVLLLTLPGSFFNFIWIAPITAVYSVAAHYARLRVTALCATAFALVEFFHWPLSDHPLAFDRDNALYAIQCVMLAAGPAALGLLARTRHELAVRLDELTKGQQRESRLLAERVLATERARLAREMHDVVSHQVSLISIQAGALQVSTGEPAAKETARTIRELSVRTLEELRQMVGVLRAAGMRQDAPLAPQPRLADLCKLIEGSGLTVTTALNPGDRPWPEAVERAAYRTVQEALTNITKHAPGAAVEVRLCTRGTRLLVEVRNGPPPLRPGPADTLPGGGHGLVGLRERAQLLGGSLTAATTPEGGFVVRAELPAAGE; translated from the coding sequence GTGACCGAGACCCCGGGCACGACCGAGGTCCGCCCGTCCAGAAGACTGCCGTCCTGGCTCACCGCGCCCTGGCTGATGCTGCTGCTGCCCGTCCTGCTGGCCGCCCTCGATGCCGCACTGGTCGCCAGGGACGCCGCCTGGTGGGAGCTGGCCCTCTCCGGCCTGGCCACCGTGGTGCTGCTGCTGCGCAAGCGCTACCCCGTCCTGGTCCTGCTGCTGACCCTGCCCGGCAGCTTCTTCAACTTCATCTGGATCGCGCCGATCACGGCCGTCTACTCGGTGGCCGCGCACTACGCCCGACTGCGCGTCACCGCGCTCTGTGCCACCGCCTTCGCGCTGGTCGAGTTCTTCCACTGGCCGCTCTCGGACCACCCGCTCGCCTTCGACCGGGACAACGCCCTCTACGCCATCCAGTGCGTGATGCTCGCCGCCGGGCCCGCCGCGCTCGGCCTGCTCGCCCGCACCAGACACGAGCTCGCCGTCCGGTTGGACGAGCTGACCAAGGGCCAGCAGCGCGAGAGCCGGCTGCTGGCCGAGCGCGTCCTCGCCACCGAACGGGCCAGGCTGGCCCGCGAGATGCACGACGTGGTCTCCCACCAGGTCAGCCTGATCAGCATCCAGGCCGGCGCACTCCAGGTCAGCACGGGCGAGCCGGCCGCCAAGGAGACCGCGAGGACCATCCGCGAGCTCTCCGTCCGCACCCTGGAGGAGCTTCGGCAGATGGTCGGCGTGCTCCGCGCGGCCGGCATGCGGCAGGACGCGCCGCTCGCCCCGCAGCCCCGCCTTGCGGACCTCTGCAAGCTGATCGAGGGCAGCGGGCTGACCGTCACCACCGCGCTGAACCCGGGCGACCGCCCCTGGCCGGAGGCGGTCGAGCGGGCCGCGTACCGCACCGTCCAGGAAGCCCTCACCAACATCACCAAGCACGCCCCCGGCGCCGCCGTGGAGGTGCGGCTCTGCACCCGCGGCACCCGCCTGCTGGTCGAGGTCCGCAACGGGCCGCCCCCACTACGGCCCGGCCCGGCCGACACCCTCCCCGGCGGCGGCCACGGCCTGGTCGGCCTGCGCGAACGCGCCCAGCTGCTCGGCGGCTCCCTGACCGCCGCGACCACGCCGGAGGGCGGCTTCGTGGTCCGCGCCGAGCTTCCGGCCGCGGGGGAGTGA
- a CDS encoding response regulator — MTPIRVLIVDDEILVRSGLGLIVGSSPDLEVVGDCSGGQAEEKVAELRPHVVLLDIRMPDLDGISVLRRLRALPHPPAVAMLTTFDTDEYIGTALRIGAAGFLLKDTAPDQLVHAVRVLAAGGSMLSPTVTRTVISGYVEGGGPDAEAASLTRGLTGRELDVLALLGEGLSNAEIADRLFLGTGTVKDHISAILGKLGAANRVQAAVVANRAGLVRSTEQPDA, encoded by the coding sequence ATGACGCCGATCCGCGTACTGATCGTGGACGACGAGATCCTGGTCCGCTCCGGCCTCGGACTCATCGTCGGCTCGTCGCCCGATCTGGAGGTCGTCGGCGACTGCTCCGGCGGCCAGGCCGAGGAGAAGGTGGCCGAGCTGCGTCCCCACGTGGTGCTGCTGGACATCCGGATGCCCGACCTGGACGGCATCTCCGTGCTGCGCCGGCTTCGCGCCCTGCCGCACCCGCCGGCCGTGGCCATGCTCACCACCTTCGACACCGACGAGTACATCGGCACCGCGCTGCGGATCGGGGCGGCCGGCTTCCTGCTCAAGGACACCGCACCCGACCAGCTGGTGCACGCCGTCCGGGTGCTCGCGGCCGGCGGCAGCATGCTCTCCCCCACCGTCACCCGCACCGTGATCAGCGGCTACGTCGAGGGCGGCGGCCCCGACGCGGAGGCCGCCTCGCTCACCCGCGGCCTGACCGGCCGGGAACTGGACGTCCTCGCCCTGCTCGGCGAGGGCCTGTCGAACGCCGAGATCGCCGACCGGCTCTTCCTCGGCACCGGCACCGTGAAGGACCACATCAGCGCGATCCTCGGCAAGCTCGGCGCCGCCAACCGCGTCCAGGCCGCCGTGGTCGCCAACCGCGCCGGTCTGGTCCGCAGCACCGAGCAGCCCGACGCATGA
- a CDS encoding phosphatidylglycerol lysyltransferase domain-containing protein encodes MSSTEKPEPSAVPAERPGAAASALARWRPRAASATVWYLRLLALLNLVAVLAVPFRDQVQTHNEGEYFTPYLLTAGLTSALLSLVLAVAMRRRKRAAWIFNLGLSGLTFVGYVVLKGDNFVRHGFNLFSVILTGLFLLALLVGRREFTSKGDPSNPKTAVAAGLIGLAVGGGIGATLVGATNTIGGANFGDRFLYAIARMVTVQPSEHVIDVIAVPTWVNAVINAMGAVLFLLVLYVAFRSPRGQELLTPADETRLRELLDRQGRRDSLGYFALRRDKAVIFSPSGKAAVAYRVLGGVSLASGDPIGDPEAWPGAIDCWLAEAREHAWVPAVMGASEEAGVIYARHGLDALELGDEAIVELDEFSLEGRAMRVVRQAYNRVKRAGYTVRIRRHEDIPECEMGELVTKADHWRDGATERGFSMALGRLGDPDDGRCVMLECHDGDGELKALLSFVPWGATGLSLDLMRRARDTENGLMEFMVIELLQRAKEVELERVSLNFAMFRSVFERGSKLGAGPVLRLWRSVLGFFSRWWQIESLYRANAKYRPIWEPRYLLFEKSSEIPRIGIASARAEGFITAPSLPALFRRRHVRATASADASRLPVAERSGKG; translated from the coding sequence GTGTCCTCCACTGAGAAGCCGGAGCCCTCTGCCGTTCCCGCCGAGCGCCCCGGTGCCGCTGCGAGTGCGCTCGCGCGCTGGCGGCCGCGGGCCGCTTCGGCGACCGTCTGGTACCTCCGGCTGCTCGCGCTGCTCAACCTGGTGGCGGTACTGGCGGTGCCGTTCCGCGACCAGGTGCAGACCCACAACGAGGGCGAGTACTTCACCCCCTATCTGCTGACCGCCGGTCTGACCTCGGCGTTGCTCTCGCTGGTCCTGGCGGTGGCGATGCGGCGGCGCAAGCGGGCAGCGTGGATCTTCAACCTGGGGCTGAGCGGGCTGACGTTCGTGGGCTACGTGGTCCTGAAGGGCGACAACTTCGTCCGGCACGGCTTCAACTTGTTCTCGGTCATCCTGACCGGTCTGTTCCTGCTGGCACTGCTGGTCGGCCGCCGGGAGTTCACCTCCAAGGGCGACCCCTCCAACCCGAAGACGGCGGTGGCCGCCGGTCTCATCGGCCTGGCCGTCGGCGGCGGGATCGGCGCGACGCTGGTCGGCGCGACCAACACCATCGGGGGCGCGAACTTCGGCGACCGCTTCCTCTACGCCATCGCCCGTATGGTCACCGTCCAGCCGAGCGAGCACGTCATCGACGTGATCGCCGTCCCGACCTGGGTCAACGCGGTCATCAACGCCATGGGTGCGGTGCTCTTCCTGCTGGTGCTGTACGTGGCCTTCCGCAGTCCGCGCGGGCAGGAGCTGCTGACGCCGGCGGACGAGACCAGGCTCCGGGAGCTGCTGGACCGCCAGGGCCGGCGGGATTCACTCGGGTACTTCGCGCTGCGCCGGGACAAGGCCGTCATCTTCTCGCCGAGCGGCAAGGCGGCGGTGGCGTACCGGGTGCTCGGCGGGGTGTCGCTGGCCTCGGGAGACCCGATCGGGGACCCGGAGGCCTGGCCGGGTGCGATCGACTGCTGGCTGGCGGAGGCCAGGGAGCACGCCTGGGTGCCGGCCGTGATGGGCGCCTCGGAGGAGGCAGGGGTGATCTACGCCCGGCACGGCCTGGACGCCCTGGAGCTGGGTGACGAGGCGATCGTCGAGCTGGACGAGTTCTCGCTGGAGGGCCGGGCCATGCGGGTGGTCCGCCAGGCGTACAACCGGGTGAAGCGGGCCGGGTACACGGTGCGGATCCGCCGGCACGAGGACATCCCCGAGTGCGAGATGGGCGAGCTGGTCACCAAGGCGGACCACTGGCGGGACGGCGCGACGGAACGCGGCTTCTCGATGGCGCTGGGCCGGCTGGGCGATCCGGACGACGGCCGCTGCGTGATGCTCGAGTGCCACGACGGGGACGGTGAGCTCAAGGCGCTGCTGAGTTTCGTGCCGTGGGGTGCCACCGGCCTTTCGCTCGACCTGATGCGCCGGGCCCGGGACACCGAGAACGGCCTGATGGAATTCATGGTGATCGAGCTGCTGCAGCGCGCGAAGGAGGTCGAGCTGGAACGGGTCTCGCTGAACTTCGCGATGTTCCGCTCGGTTTTCGAGCGCGGTTCGAAGCTCGGGGCGGGCCCCGTCCTTCGCCTGTGGCGTTCCGTGCTCGGTTTCTTCTCCCGCTGGTGGCAGATCGAATCCCTCTATCGGGCCAATGCGAAGTATCGCCCGATCTGGGAGCCGCGTTATCTGCTGTTCGAGAAGAGCAGTGAGATTCCCCGGATCGGCATCGCGAGCGCGCGTGCCGAGGGATTCATCACCGCGCCGAGTCTCCCCGCTCTGTTCCGTCGCCGACACGTTCGGGCCACCGCTTCGGCGGACGCGTCCAGGCTGCCGGTGGCGGAACGCAGTGGGAAGGGGTAG
- a CDS encoding ATP-binding SpoIIE family protein phosphatase, whose product MVDQPNSTANNSPDDHPSGVVALLRLAAVLIDPDGRIAQWNRAAEELFGHRAEVACGRTASGLLPAIEPRPETAGPRPAGGGRRCDALDTLDDLTQLDRTPWAGSMAVTDREDRLRDMLWWAYPLTEPVGRSLLVLAADARPLRSAGPRIALGERLLPYAAAPASQGGFHRVAAAFTPAGPAGAAALAPLLPKGSDERQQRLLGQLAEAGLPALWVDAATRLPVLPYEQTGSGVARIAAGLGRRYPTAQQRAVQPRAVRRPPEASRPGSGPSAIGLQVLPAADGVDGPKAPGAVPGPREAASSRGGNPPATPTGSTRPTPGGPTIESAANGHVPVRAAEVPAQPASPSPAVEVLTSSQAGEQLALLSDVGSSVGTTLDLDTTARELCQVLVPRVADFACVDLLDGLISDSELPVGRPHDATMLRRVARSFNASSGSWDHVLEEGSLLAMPRSTPPGLALQENQPVLVPVISPDVAVDYAASLGGPNLVPVVVGRSMLVLPLSARGTVLGILKLLRLPDRAPFDKSDAATLRELAARAALSLDNARLHRAESKVATTLQRSMIPTRPPKIPGVQIAHRYMPGDRRAEVGGDWFDAIQLPGSRVALVVGDVMGHGLHSAAAMGRFRTAMQTLAALDLPPGQLLRHLDNLAHKLGDDHLATCLYAVYDPINRTCELASAGHVPPVLVHPDGTGELLEIPAGAPIGVGGVPFVAKKIDVSDGSMLVLCTDGLVEVRGGDIGAGLAALCGNLIDPKQTPEEACDVVLDRLHSDDRQDDIALLVARFDGVAPTEVATWELAVATAEVRRARALVREQLAAWQLTALTDTVELLVSELVTNAVRVARDHVQLQLIRVDKLLVEVSDDNHNLPSLEPSEELDEDGRGLNLVSKLAERWGTARKAVGKVVWFEMGLPRS is encoded by the coding sequence ATGGTGGACCAGCCCAACTCCACAGCGAACAACTCGCCGGACGACCACCCCTCAGGAGTGGTCGCCCTGTTGCGCCTCGCCGCCGTCCTGATCGACCCGGACGGCCGGATCGCCCAGTGGAACCGGGCGGCCGAGGAGCTCTTCGGCCACCGCGCCGAGGTGGCCTGCGGCCGTACGGCCTCCGGGCTTCTCCCCGCCATCGAACCGCGCCCGGAGACGGCCGGCCCACGCCCGGCCGGCGGCGGCCGCCGCTGCGACGCCCTCGACACCCTGGACGACCTCACCCAGCTCGACCGGACCCCGTGGGCCGGCTCGATGGCCGTCACCGACCGCGAGGACCGGCTGCGCGACATGCTGTGGTGGGCCTACCCGCTCACCGAGCCCGTCGGGCGCAGCCTGCTCGTGCTGGCCGCCGACGCCCGGCCGCTGCGCTCCGCGGGCCCCCGGATCGCGCTGGGCGAGCGGCTGCTCCCGTACGCGGCGGCGCCCGCCTCGCAGGGCGGCTTCCACCGGGTGGCCGCCGCCTTCACCCCGGCCGGCCCGGCCGGGGCCGCCGCCCTCGCCCCGCTGCTGCCCAAAGGCTCGGACGAGCGCCAGCAGCGCCTGCTCGGGCAGCTCGCCGAGGCGGGGCTGCCCGCACTGTGGGTGGACGCAGCCACCAGGCTGCCGGTGCTGCCGTACGAGCAGACAGGGTCCGGGGTGGCCCGGATCGCGGCCGGTCTCGGCCGCCGCTACCCGACCGCGCAGCAGCGGGCGGTGCAGCCCAGAGCCGTCCGGCGGCCGCCCGAGGCGAGCCGGCCGGGGTCCGGGCCGAGCGCGATCGGGCTCCAGGTCCTGCCCGCCGCCGACGGCGTGGACGGCCCGAAGGCACCCGGCGCCGTCCCGGGCCCGCGCGAGGCCGCCTCCTCCCGGGGCGGCAACCCGCCCGCAACTCCGACCGGAAGCACCCGCCCGACCCCGGGAGGCCCCACCATCGAGTCCGCTGCCAACGGTCACGTCCCCGTCCGCGCCGCCGAGGTCCCCGCCCAGCCCGCCTCGCCCTCCCCCGCCGTCGAGGTGCTGACCAGCAGTCAGGCCGGCGAGCAGCTGGCCCTGCTGAGCGACGTCGGCAGCAGCGTCGGCACCACCCTCGACCTGGACACCACCGCGCGCGAGCTGTGCCAGGTGCTCGTCCCCCGGGTCGCCGACTTCGCCTGCGTGGACCTGCTGGACGGGCTGATCTCCGACTCCGAGCTGCCGGTGGGCCGCCCGCACGACGCGACCATGCTCCGCCGGGTGGCCCGTTCGTTCAACGCCTCCTCGGGCAGCTGGGACCACGTCCTGGAGGAGGGATCGCTGCTGGCGATGCCCCGCTCCACCCCGCCCGGGCTGGCGCTGCAGGAGAACCAGCCGGTGCTCGTGCCCGTGATCAGCCCGGACGTCGCGGTGGACTACGCGGCCTCACTGGGCGGCCCGAACCTCGTCCCGGTGGTGGTCGGCCGCTCGATGCTGGTGCTGCCGCTGTCGGCCCGGGGCACCGTCCTCGGCATCCTCAAGCTGCTGCGGCTTCCCGACCGGGCACCCTTCGACAAGAGCGACGCCGCCACCCTGCGCGAGCTGGCCGCCCGCGCGGCGCTGTCGCTGGACAACGCCAGGCTGCACCGGGCCGAGTCCAAGGTCGCCACGACCCTGCAGCGCTCCATGATCCCGACCCGCCCGCCGAAGATCCCCGGCGTGCAGATCGCCCACCGGTACATGCCGGGCGACCGCCGCGCCGAGGTCGGCGGCGACTGGTTCGACGCCATCCAGCTCCCCGGCAGCCGGGTCGCCCTGGTGGTCGGCGACGTGATGGGCCACGGCCTGCACTCGGCCGCCGCGATGGGCCGCTTCCGTACCGCGATGCAGACCCTCGCCGCCCTGGACCTGCCCCCTGGCCAGCTGCTGCGCCACCTGGACAACCTGGCCCACAAGCTCGGCGACGACCACCTGGCGACCTGCCTCTACGCGGTCTACGACCCGATCAACCGCACCTGCGAGCTGGCCAGCGCCGGCCATGTGCCGCCGGTGCTGGTGCATCCGGACGGCACGGGCGAACTGCTGGAGATCCCGGCCGGCGCGCCGATCGGGGTCGGCGGCGTCCCGTTCGTCGCCAAGAAGATCGACGTCTCCGACGGCTCCATGCTGGTGCTCTGCACCGACGGTCTGGTCGAGGTCCGGGGCGGGGACATAGGAGCAGGCCTGGCCGCGCTGTGCGGCAACCTGATCGACCCCAAGCAGACCCCGGAGGAGGCCTGCGACGTCGTGCTCGACCGGCTCCACTCGGACGACCGGCAGGACGACATCGCCCTGCTGGTGGCCCGCTTCGACGGCGTCGCGCCGACCGAGGTGGCCACCTGGGAGCTGGCGGTCGCCACCGCCGAGGTCCGGCGGGCCCGCGCGCTGGTGCGCGAGCAGCTCGCGGCCTGGCAGCTGACGGCGCTCACGGACACCGTCGAGCTGCTGGTCAGCGAGCTGGTGACGAACGCCGTCCGGGTCGCCAGGGACCACGTCCAGCTACAGCTGATCCGGGTGGACAAGCTGCTGGTCGAGGTCAGCGACGACAACCACAACCTGCCCTCGCTGGAGCCCTCCGAGGAGCTGGACGAGGACGGGCGCGGTCTCAATCTCGTGAGCAAGCTCGCCGAGCGCTGGGGCACCGCCCGCAAGGCCGTCGGCAAGGTGGTCTGGTTCGAGATGGGCCTGCCCCGGAGCTGA
- a CDS encoding rhodanese-like domain-containing protein: protein MSAESPTPWTDPERLWLEEQVAAAELAWLTLEVDVETLRVEIDNFALIHHQLLGPLYARLDELDALVAEALAARTGHPEDIRTAAEARRRVDDMPDLDALFDSMPSESSEPEPPRRVRPGKEAQRIYRDLARRAHPDLSTDPAEQQRRSVFIARVNEAYAHGDTKSLEELAEEWSTAPEAAPAPDAPDRHAWLRQRLEWLTGKIGQLATEQVRLENTAMGELLRLAPQEPDRLLEELAEQLLGKAAERQRELERLLTDDNGGDRPESQETQTMFAQLPTTDAASIPADAPLLDVREQDEWDAGHVDGALHIPIGEVIARMGELPDEKLYVLCRVGGRSAQVVQYLVAQGREAVNVDGGMFAWEAAGRPMVSSDGRDAFVL from the coding sequence GTGAGCGCAGAGAGCCCCACCCCGTGGACCGACCCCGAGCGGCTGTGGCTGGAGGAGCAGGTGGCCGCGGCCGAGCTCGCCTGGCTGACGCTGGAGGTCGATGTCGAGACCCTGCGGGTCGAGATCGACAACTTCGCGCTGATCCACCACCAGCTGCTCGGCCCGCTCTACGCCCGGCTGGACGAGCTGGACGCCCTCGTCGCGGAGGCCCTCGCGGCCCGCACCGGGCACCCGGAGGACATCCGCACCGCCGCCGAGGCGCGCCGCCGGGTGGACGACATGCCCGACCTGGACGCGCTCTTCGACAGCATGCCGTCGGAGTCCTCGGAGCCCGAGCCCCCGCGCCGGGTCCGCCCCGGCAAGGAGGCACAGCGGATCTACCGCGACCTGGCCCGCCGCGCGCACCCCGACCTGAGCACCGACCCGGCCGAGCAGCAGCGCCGCTCGGTGTTCATCGCCCGGGTCAACGAGGCGTACGCGCACGGCGACACCAAGAGCCTGGAGGAGCTGGCCGAGGAGTGGTCCACCGCGCCCGAGGCCGCCCCCGCGCCGGACGCCCCGGACCGGCACGCCTGGCTGCGCCAGCGCCTGGAGTGGCTGACCGGCAAGATCGGGCAGCTGGCCACCGAACAGGTCCGGCTGGAGAACACCGCGATGGGTGAGCTCCTGCGGCTCGCCCCGCAGGAGCCGGACCGGCTGCTGGAGGAGCTGGCCGAGCAGCTGCTCGGCAAGGCCGCCGAGCGGCAGCGCGAGCTGGAACGGCTGCTGACCGACGACAATGGTGGGGACCGCCCCGAATCCCAGGAGACCCAGACGATGTTCGCCCAGCTGCCCACCACCGACGCCGCCTCGATCCCGGCCGACGCCCCGCTGCTCGACGTCCGCGAGCAGGACGAGTGGGACGCCGGGCACGTGGACGGCGCGCTGCACATCCCGATCGGCGAGGTGATCGCCCGGATGGGTGAGCTCCCGGACGAGAAGCTGTACGTGCTCTGCCGGGTCGGCGGCCGCTCGGCGCAGGTCGTCCAGTACCTGGTGGCGCAGGGCCGCGAGGCGGTCAACGTGGACGGCGGCATGTTCGCCTGGGAGGCGGCCGGCCGGCCGATGGTGAGCAGCGACGGCCGGGACGCCTTCGTTCTCTGA